Within Natator depressus isolate rNatDep1 chromosome 6, rNatDep2.hap1, whole genome shotgun sequence, the genomic segment AACTCCTCTACAGAATAATGAAAATGTAGGGTtggatcctgtgaggtgctgagcacctgcaacttccATTGAACCTTTATCTGTAGCTATTGGGCCAATCAGATATCTAAAAAAATAGTCCCTATTGTGGTGTCCTGGGATTGCCCTTTCCCCAAAGGTCTCAGATCCCATTCCTTGGCTGGCATAGCTTCTCGATAGAGTGATAAAGTCATTGTGCTGACTGGAGGCCACATGCTGGCAATCAAAACTTCCCTATCCCCTTCAAAAGTTACAGGCCTGGTTCCTCAGCTGATCCTAACCAATGTCACTATacggacttcagtggagctacgtTACAGAATCTGAGAATCTGGACATATATACAGCACTGAGCATCCTGTTGGCTCTATAAATAAGCATCTTCTGCTAGATCCAATATTAGGAGATGGCAGGAAGTGGGAGCCTTATGGAAAGAGAGATGGGACGCTGAGGGGACTAAGATACAGGGGACGCTGAGGGTAGGGGGGTTTaatcacaaaacaaaattatcccaacttttaaaataaacatacccCAGATCTGCTATCCTATATGCTCCAATGTCAAAGGGAATGGCAGTCAGGACATTCCCTGGAGCATtcccacacagacagacccatgCCTGCCTAGAGAGGAAGGCTTTAGAGTTTGACACACACAGTTCTACCACACTCAGGCTGCCTTCAGTGAAGGGAAGTTagtgatgatgattgatgatggaAAGATTAATGTACTGGGCATCTCAGGAGCACAGGAACTCCAAAGCCCCAGGAGACTTATGTTTGGCTCACCCAGCATAACAGCTGCGTTTTTAAGTCTACTGGAGCCTTTGCTTTGCAGAACTGCTACTATATCCATCATATGAGAGAGAACAGTTAGCTGGAAAGTGACAATGCATTTTTTCAGGGCTGTCAACATTGTCCATTTCCTTGTATGAAGGAAAACAGACAGCTGTCAAAAATAATATCCCATCAGCAAAAACATTGGGCGTCATAACACTAACCCTGGAATACAAGGAGCCTAGCTGTACCTTTATTATATGGGTGGGTTCAATTCCTCCTGCACTGCTGATAAAAGGATTTAGGAAAAGCTGGCGAAGACATGGAGGAAGCATTACCTGACAGCACACTAATATTAagtcttcttcctcctttttctttGGGTTGTCTGGCTTGGTTTGATTCAGCTTATTAGTCTGTGCTGAGATGTCATTCTTTGGAGTCCATGTCCCTCGGTTGTTTCGTAATTTTGATAAATTTGTCTCCATTAAGCGTCTTTGCAGAATGTTATGTGgttgctttaaaacaaaacaaaaaataataatacaattatAAAATTATAATACTCCTGTTGGGCTCCGTTGGTCGGTGATTTGAGTCTCCACAAGTCTTTTATATAGACAGCAAAGGATAAATAACCTacctgacttcaataggaattcCTAGACCAAAAGAAGTATAAATGTATTAGCCAAGGGAAAACTCCATGACATCAAAATAGTATTTGGAGAGCATTATTTCCCCTTCCAAGAGGATAGCCAAGTTGAGGGCATGATATTAACATTGGAATCAGAACAGACTTCAGAAAGACTTAAGAAGATATATTTGATTCTTCAACTACCTGGAAGTTTAACTGATAATAATTTGGCCTTTGACTAAGTGCCTTGTTTAATATGCAGAGGACTACGTGACCTCCtgagtcccccacatcagatagcttgagaagcactgctctataCTACACTGGACACTACAACCCTCCAGCCAAGCCAAAGAGAAATGTACCAGCAAGTGCTCAATCTCTCTCAGAATTAGGCCCTcaacagagaggaaggatggtcttggggTTACAGCACAAGACAGGGATGGCAGGacatctgggtttaattcctggctttgccacaggctGCCTGTGTGACCAAGGCATTTAATGTCTCAGTTCCGCTTCTGTCAAATGGAGATGATAGCACttcctctgtctgtcttgtcccTTTAGAATGTAAACCTCTTAGGGCAGAGACAGTGTTTAGCACAATGACACCTAGCTGGGGCCTAAACACTACTGTAAAATATGCGATCAGATGGAGGTACTTCATAAGCCAGCCTTTCTTGGAAATATCACAAAGTAGGtcacctttcccctccctcctgaggATTTGCTAACAAGTCACAGACCGCCTCCAGTGTACATACATTGCCTAACTATTAACCACTACGCAGAACAGATAAAGTTCTGTCATTCATAGTTCTGACACTGTACAAGCCTGAGAACCATTGTTTCTGCTTGTTCAAAGTATCAGCCAAGCAGTCAAAGAGCGATTGAGTGTCTAGATAGCTGAAGGAAGGAAAGTTtattaaagaagaagaaaataaaaatatgaccAAATAACTATAAAATGAATTTGCTAAATGTCATCTTTCATCAGGTAGGTGAGGCTGCAACAGAATAGAACTGAGAAATAAAGAAACCAAACCCCCCAACCTTTGGATCCAAACATTCATATAAAGCAAATAGCAGGAAAATTACAAACAAGGCTCTAAATATGACGCTTCAGCCTCTATAgtattttatgacaggtttcagaggagcagccacgttagtctgtatttgcaaaaagaaaaggagtacttgtggcaccttagagactaaccaatttatgcaaCACAAACATCCCCGCTCACATTTCTGGCCTGCCTTTCACATCTCGATCTCCAGAGAGCATCCAATCAAGCAATCAGTTCTACCAAACAAAAGGCCCAGTTGTCCCCTCAACTCACACTGGGTTTGGGGGACATGCAGCATGCTAGTTCAACAGCACAATCTCCATTTACTGTAATCCTGGGGCGGGGAGCACAGCAGGAAATAGGCTCTGTGGATTGCAAAGGGACCAGCCAGGGAGGGAAGGTGGAATAGCTATACTACAGGAAAatcaaaccacacacacacacacacaaaagtgctGTGCTTGGGGGCAACAGATCAGAAGTCTCAGAGTACAGTTCTGGAGGGTTTCATGCTCCCGTGGGGGACAGGATGCCGTGTGAAGCCCTGGATCTGTAAGCGGATAGCCTTGGCTACTGATGCATAAGTCTGAACACCCTGACTATTTCTGGGGATGGAGAAAACCGTATCCCAGATGAAACAATTGAGAGGtaactgcaaaaacaaaaatctccagAGTGCACTGCCCCCTATGCAGGACAGAGAAAGGCCTGCTGGAAGGAATATGGTCCAGGGCTAAGCTCTGATGAGGTGCCAGAGGAATGAATGTACGTTTTTATTTCTTCACTTTTCGCCTCCCAATTTCCCCAACTGTATTTGGCTTCTAACTGCCCTTTATAGCCCTCTCACTTCTATATGTGGCCCCTCATGGAATCAATCCCCTTGGGGATAGCTACTGAATCTATTCCCTTTTGATGCCATAATGCAGGTCTCCCTTCACCAATCCCTTTCCATGCACGGAAGCCCACTGTTGTTGAATACTGCTGGTATATGTATTTGGAACTAAACGAGGCCCCTCCAGAATGTACATTTGTGCTCTCTTTGCCTccaactcctcctcctgctccacccGTGCCTCCCCTTAGACAGCCCCTTTGTGCTCTTCTGGTACGGTCATCTTCACACCTTCCCCCCTTCCGCTTGGACTCAACTACCTTTTCTCTGCATCAAACCCTGACCCCTCTACTTCAAATGCTCTTCTCCCTCACAGCCTTTCATGGACAGCATCTGCAAGACTCCATCCTTTCTTCATCACCGCAAGCCTGTACCATCAGCTAGTGTATCATTTCGATCTGAACTGTTTTGCCCGTGATTGAACTAAATTGCACTCTCCTGGAGGCAAGGCCTGTGTCGCTTTGTATCCTTTCACAGGATTTAGCATACTGAAGCACATGACAAATAATAATAAGGATCAGGGAAATATTTTTAGTGCTGTTCTATCCCTGAGGCTAGAGTAGGAAAAAGCTAGGGAACTTAATTATAGAAATTTCCACCCTTGCCTAGCATCTTATTTACTCAACAGGGTCCAAATTACCCAACAGGTGCCTctccccggcccagcccagccagagctgctgcagctagggagaggcacctctcacCCAGTCCCAAGCTTCTCCATCGAGAGAGGGTtgaggggagtcctctctccctgccgcagccccggggaagcctgccccccaaacccttcatccctgacCCAACCCTAGAGCCCAtacgcccagccagagccctcatgcccctgcaccccaaccctatgccccagccctaagccccctcctgcaccatgaacCTTTCATCCCCATCGACACCcctcagccctcaccccaaccctctgccccagccctgagccccctcccacaccctaaacccctcaaccccagccccaatccagagccctcacccccccgcaccctaaccctctgcccaaggcctgagccccctccctcaccctgaacccctcatcccggcctcaccccagagccttcacctctaaccagagccctcatccaaccctctgccccagccctgaactccctcccgcaccctaaacctctcatccccagccccactccagagcccgcacccctagccagagcgttcatcttcccacaccccaaccctcttccctaGCCCtaagcctcctcccacacccccagccagagccctcaccccaaccctctgccccagccctgagccccttcccacactccgaacccctcggccccacccccaccacacatcacctccatattggtgcacataacaaaattcattccgcacgtgGACATacaaaattagagggaacactggtcgcagcgccactcaggtttggcccggtGGCAGAGGGGcaactgggccaaacctgagtggcgctgcgACCCCCTCACGAGGTCACGATGCCCAAAGCAGGGAGCCACTGCTGCAAGGTGGGTGCAGGATGGGCTCGTTCTCCAGCTACTGCAGCCTCCCGTCTGCACCAGGCAGGATTAGGAGTGAGGTGGTGGAGGGGCCATATAGGTAATGGTGGATcacaaaaaaaagacaaaatgtagcTGCTGGGTCAGCTTAGTGaaaagtctgggaaccactgctctgctccacatgCTGTTCTCAGGACTTTAtggtcaggtgtgtgtgtgtggtcaagATACCAGTCTGTTGGTCAGCTTTCACAGATAGACTTGTGGTGCTAGCAAGGATTCTTGCTGTATGGTTGTTAAGAGAAGGAGAGAAGTCAGAGGGTAAAATTGAAGAGGCGGTGCACAATAACTTTTGGATTATGAGTCATAATTCAGCTGTTTGGGAAGAAAACCACCCAATTCATGAAGGTTTCCTGTCAATCTTCAGGCTTTCAATCAGAGAGATGATGACAACGTATTACTGGCAAATAAACTAATACTTATAACATTACATTTAAATATATCTGCCAAAATCCAATATGTGCTAAGATACAGTTAACTTTCTGTTATACAAATGAAAAGGAGGATACAAAAATAATTTGGATTCACTGGCTGGCAGCTGCCAGTAAATGGACATTTTTCACTGTATTTGATACTTGCTATTGAATAATGAAGGTCCAGATAAATGAGCTTTGACTGTATGTGAAGGGAAAAACACAGAGAAGAAATCCATATTCTTCTAACACACTTGCAGATATCAGATTAAAATCACTGCCACCTAttattcagttttcagagtagcagccgtgttagtctgtatccgcaaaaagaaaaggaggacttgtggcaccttagagactgacacatttatttgagcataagctttcatgagctacagctcacttcatcggatgcattcagtggaaaatacagtggggagatttatatacacagagaacatgaaacaataggtgttaccatacacactgtaaggagagttatCAGgtaacaacaggtttcagagtaacagccgtgttagtttgtattcgcaaaaagaaaaggagtacttgtggcaccttagagactaaccaatttatttgagcataagctttcgtgagctacagctcacttcatcggatgctcaaataaattggttaagcttatgctcaaataaattggttagtctctaaggtgccacaagtactccttttctttttatcaggtaacgtgagctattaccagcaagggccgggaggggagaaccttttgtagtgataatcaaggtgggccatttctagcagttgacaagaacgtctgaggaacagcgggggagggggggaataaacatggggaaatagttttactttgtgtaatgacccatccactcccagtctttattcaagcctattaTTCAGTGATTTCCTGTAGGTAACACTATCATCTGTTAGAAGCAGGCCCATTCTGAGTTCATGCATGTTACAGGTGTTGGGATTCTTGAGGCACCTTAAGAAGGCAAAAGCAGCTTGAAAGATTTACAGGTTGGCAATACTTCAGGGTGCTAGTAATTTATTAAAGACACTAATAAACATTGCCCAGGGGGCGGTTTCACAGTCCTACAAGAAGTAACTTGGGCTAAAAGGAGTTAATTCAAACAAAAGaatacactgaaaaatatttgaggAAGAATATCAAGAATTAAAACAGTTATTATTTGTGCATATCAAACTCTTCTATAAAGGAAGAGAGAGGCTGCTGCATCatcagtagaaagaaaaggagtacttgtggcaccttagagaccaataaatttatttgagcataagctttcgtgagctacagctcactccatcggatgcagtcagtggaaaatacagtggaaatctcacgaaagcttacgctcaaataaatgtgttagtctctaaggtgccacaagtactccttttctttttgcgaatacagactaacacagctgctgctttgAAACCTGGCATCGTCAGTGTAAGTATTGCAAAACAGTGTTATGTAATAAACATGGCCGGAAAAGCTTTCTGACAGCAGTCAAAATTAGAATGGCAAGACACTACTGACCTGACTTTcacatgtgctcagcacctctgaaaatcaggctctatgaaaggagactcaaagagcttggcttgtttagcctgaccaaaagaaggctgagaggagatatgattgctctctataaatatatcagagggataaataccagggagggagaggaattatttaagctcagtaccaatgtggacacaagaacaaatggatataaactggctatcaggaagtttagacttgaaattagacaaaggtttctaaccatcagaggagtgaagctctggaatagccttccaaggggagcagcggaggcaaaagacatatctggcttcaagacaaagcttgataagtttatggaggggatggtatgatgggatagcctaaatttggcaattaattgacctctgactattagcagtagatatgctgaatggcctgtgatgggacactagatagggtgggatctgagttactacagagaattctttcccgggtgtctggctggtgagtcttgcccacatgctcagggtttagctgatcaccatattttgggtcgggaaggaattttcctccagagcagattggcagaggccctgggggtttttcaccttcctctgccacGTGGGGCAGAagtcacttgttggaggattctgtgcactttgaagtctttaaaccacaatttgaggacttcagtagctcagacataggtcaggggtttgtcaCAGGAGtgcgtgggtgagattctgtggcctgcattgtgcaggaggtcagactagacgatcacaatggtcccttctgaccttaaagtctatgattgaTATGTTTGGTTACTGCCGCTGTTCTCTTTCAGACCTGAAATGagaatattctattttattacataatttataataatttaaCCTATTGAGTTTTCAGCTGCTTGTATAAATGCCCTGGGCAAATATTCCACATCGTACTCCAGCTTCTGACTGGTGGACTTTGAAAGCCTTCTCCCGATCTCCTTGGCTTGGGAAGGTATCGAGATGACGACCCACTTTCTGAAAGTGGGGCAAATGCCAAAGCGGGTCTGGCTTCATGGGCTGTTTGTATTTCTTTAGCATAGTAGAATATGTTTCATATACTTTCCCCCGCTGCATTATTTTCTGTTTTGCCTTATGAtgagcctgggctgctgctcgTTGTCCCTCCATCCAAAGCTCCTTGTACTTGTGCTGAAAAACATCTATGATGGGGGTGGATGGGCGAGCTGGCATTCCATAGATCATGGCATCAGGGAGGCGCGGCGGGTCCCTTTTAAAGTGACGCTCTTCATCTTCCGCACGGCGGATGTCATGGGTTTGGCGGTACCGGTAGTGTTCCTTTGTTGTGACAAGACCAGCTATGACTGCTCCACGGTTCATGGCAACAAAATCACGCGGCAGTTCCTTTGTGGCCTTGCCAATGTGTTTCACTGAGTTCCAGTGGCCTATTGCTTCAGGAACTCCCCCATCGGTCCCACGAAGGGTTAGTCCATACACAAAATCAGATCCAGGCAGCCGGGTGCACCTTGGGCGAGTCTTTCCCAGCTCTGGCTTGAGGATGAGGTGGTTCTGGAGCATGGTGTCCCTCACTACTCCAACTCTCTCATTTTCCATCCCGGGTCGGAGCTCAGCCATTCTcaagggcagcaggggagggggacagatgACAGTAGCACTGTGCCTCTTTTTCAGCCTCTGAAAAGGTTTTGGACTCTTAGATGCTTCCATTGCTGATGAACGAGAAACTAGCATAGATAGTTGCTCCCACTCTCTCATCTGATGAGGACAACTCCACTTGTTAGTTCTGCTCGTGTAACTTGAGGCTCTGGTGACATCACAAACATACAATCTGTATTGTTATGATATATTAGGTCATCAAACCCATGTATTTATTGCTTGCCATTCAGTCACCATTTACAGTAGTAAGAGGTAGATGGCTGTGGGTGAATTGTTAGTGCTTGCTGAAGAGAAGGAGTGAAGCCAGCATGACAGATATAGCG encodes:
- the LOC141989990 gene encoding cilia- and flagella-associated protein 77-like, whose protein sequence is MLVSRSSAMEASKSPKPFQRLKKRHSATVICPPPLLPLRMAELRPGMENERVGVVRDTMLQNHLILKPELGKTRPRCTRLPGSDFVYGLTLRGTDGGVPEAIGHWNSVKHIGKATKELPRDFVAMNRGAVIAGLVTTKEHYRYRQTHDIRRAEDEERHFKRDPPRLPDAMIYGMPARPSTPIIDVFQHKYKELWMEGQRAAAQAHHKAKQKIMQRGKVYETYSTMLKKYKQPMKPDPLWHLPHFQKVGRHLDTFPSQGDREKAFKVHQSEAGVRCGIFAQGIYTSS